The following DNA comes from Ricinus communis isolate WT05 ecotype wild-type chromosome 10, ASM1957865v1, whole genome shotgun sequence.
GTCCTCATGATCCCATATGCTATAGCTAGCTTCTCACTGTGCCGGTGCAGGGTattctctttttcctcttcaTCTATGTCAAACATTGCATCAGTAGTATTTTCAGTATATCCTGCTGTTTTTATCTTCTTGAGAATTTCTTCCCACATTTTTTCAATCTTCTCTATTTCTGGGTGTATTGTGTCTCCTATGGTAAATTTATGAACTTTCCCCTTTATCTCAATGAGACTATATCCGGGCGGTTTCTTTACTCCCCTTACCTTCATCATCTCTCTCATGTTTTCGACATTCTTCCACTTGTTCGTGCGTGCATAAATGTTTGAAAGCAGCACATAGTATCCACTGTGTTCTGGCAGCAACTCAATGAGGGTCTTTCCTACTCTTTCTGCAATTTCTGCATTTTTATGTATCCGACAAGCTCCGAGCAATGCTCCCCAAATTGGAGCATTAGGCTTCACTGGCATATCAAGAACAAACTTCTCAGCTTCCGTTAATTTCCCTGCTCGGCCTAGCAGATCAACCATGCACCCATAGTGTTCCAACCTAGGCTCAACACAATAGTCTCTTTTCATGGTTTCAAATATCTTCATCCCTCTTTCAACCAATCCCCTGTGACTGCATGCAGACAAAACTGCTGTAAAGGTTATGTCTCTCGGGGTTAGCCCTGTTCTTATCATTTCTGAGAAATATTGAAGTGCTTTTTCAGCATGACCATGCATTGCAAATCCAGCAATAAGGGCTGTCCAACTTAAGGCATCCTTCTCCCCAAGTTCATCGAAAACCTGGACAGCTTTATCAATACTTCCACATCTTGCATACATATCTACAAGGGCAGTACCAAGTATCAAATTGAcagttattttatttctaaccACATAATCATGTGCTTTTTCTCCCAATTCAAGTGCACCTAAATGAGCACATGAAGACATCACACTAACCATAACAGTTTCATTTGCTTGAACCCCTTCTGATTGAAGAACATTATACAATTCAATTGCCTTATTAAAGCAATTGTTCTTAGCATAGCCACTGATCATTGTACTCCAAGTAACCAAGTTCTTTTCCGGCATTTTGTCGAACAACTTGCGCGCTGACTCAACATCTCCTGATTTATTATAACCAGCTATCATCGAAGTCCAAGAAACAACATCTAACTGAGACATtgtttgaaagatataacttGCAGCCCTTATGTCCCCTAGATTAGAATACATATTAACAAGTGAATTTTGCACATAAACATCATTTTCAAATCCATGCCTAACAACATGACCATGAGCTTGCATTCCCATATCTATAGAACCCAATTGAGTACATGCCTTGACTAAAAACGGGTATGTAAGATTATCAGGAAAAATGCCTAATCTTTGAGATTGGATGTAAAAGTGAAAGGACTGACCTGGGCTTTCGCTTCCAGAATATCCCCTGATAAATgcattgaaaataaaaagattaggGTTTTGGATTTGGTAAAAGACCTGTAATGCATAATCTAGCAAGTTCTTGTCTATGCTAAAGGAAATTAAACGACTGGTTGAAAACACATCAACGATTGTGTGGGTTCTGATCATATAGGCATGAATGATTTTCAGGTGGGACAAATTGGAGCAGGATTCTAGTAGCAAAAGTTTTGGATTCTTTAGCTTTAGGGTTCTTGAAACCAAGCTGCTAGTACTACTCATCTTCTAAAATTAAGAGAATTCATTGTTTCAGCTTCAATCTACTCTAAATTACCTCCAAACTTCAACTTTGTCCAAATTAACATGCTAATATAGAAGAATGCTAAAATAACTGAACCTTTTGAATACTACATTAACATCAACTTATGCAGAGAGCAGGCAAGATAATTGGGTTgattgaaaaagagaaaaaaaaacgaTCTGCAATAATCTAAATAACCCGTTTGacatataatatttagtaCTTTATAATGAATGATCGGGTTTACATGAAATTTCCTCTTTCTTGTGCATTAGTCAAGTTTCCATAGTTTATATAAATCTATGCTCTGCCTGtagtttctattttctttcttttaacacTAGAGGTAAGATAACATATGCgctattatagaaattaatgaAGTACAATGATGAAAAATCTGTAAATGAACAATGCCAAAATTGTTTAGCAATCTTTCATGGAAGTTGGAGTAGGACAGTAAGACTGCTGATACTAGTTATCCTGCTCCAATAGTATGTTATCTTTAATGGGTGAATCTTAGAAACTGAACTTGAAAGCACCAGCATGGGAATCAGTCACCGAGTCCCAAAAGGAAAGTTTTTTCTGTTGTGCCTTTTTCTCCTCAGCTTTCTGCACCAAATCATCAATAGTTCCAGGAAACCTTGCTTCAATAGCATTCTTAAACTTATCATGCAAATTCACGCGGTCTCTGGTTCCGGACACCAGCTCACTTGCATTTGGCCTCTTAAGAAACTCCAGAACATTCAACAAATTACTCCTGCAGCACAGAAAACCAAATATATTTAGAttctcttttactttttctacCCCAAAAACTTAGCATGAAAGCCTATGCACaaagaatgcaaataaaaaatatgccaTTTCAAATCACTACAAGTCGGCATGAATAATGTATAAAATGGCTTCAATCAAAATAGCATGAGATTCAAAACCTGTGTTGTACATTTCATTGGCCATATTATTTGGACCAGACAGATCCCTTTCTGATAgatgtttatttttgttttaaaacaacaaaaaaggGAACAGGGGAGACAAACATTAAGATAGAGAAATAACTAAGCAGTATCCTTGAAGTACTAATGGTGAAGCTTGAAGCCTGTTTGGAGATGTAGAAATATTTGGTCCCTTGCAATAATGCATGGTCCACCAAGTCCTTAACTTAAAACATCCTGCCATCTTTTTCCTCATCaatctatttatattaatagaagTCCTTGACAAACAGAAAAGTTCATCACTAAGCAGACTTATAATCTAAGATGGCAAAAGGAAAGCTTACATGTACAAGAACTAATATAGATGTGGCCACAGGCCTAGGCTAATCCTGAAACCCAATTCCTATGATCTTCAGTTGTAAGCAAGTTATATGCATCTACTAACTATCTAAATCAAGTTCTACAGATCTGTTGAATCTTGTACATGCTTGAGCATGAATATTCAATGCTCAAGCAGTAAGTTGCATGTGAATGTAAACACAGCTTTATCTTATAAATTGAACCACAAATGCCATTAGGTGCAGGTAACCTCTCCAACTTTGACTGTTTCTGCATCATTTTTGCACTTTTCTCGAACAGACAAATGGACAATACACAATAGCCCCTCAGGAGCCTTTAGGTGCAGATGTAATCATTCACAATGAACCCACCTGATTCAACAGTACACTCCGTGTCATCATTTATAGCACATCCTACTTCTTGAAGTATCTCTGTGATTGTGGAATTACTGCTTTCAAATCCTGTCAAATGAGCTTTTATGGTCTTTATGTTAGATCTAAGGGTATGCGGAGAGAGTGTTGGGAGTTAACTTTCAATATTGAGAAATGGGGATCAAACCCAAAAATTGCTGCTCAGGAATAGATAGCAATTCTAACAGGCAATGAGCTAAAACAACCTTGTTTTCTTAACACTTGTTACTTGGTAAGGTGCCCTTAACATACTTAGCATACCTGGATACTGGTTTTATTTTGGCCCTTGTGCAGAAAATTTGAAGATAAATTgtgatttaaatattcaagACTTATTTTCAAATCATAAGAGTTTTAGAGAGACCAATCCTTATGAGATATTGTTATTCTGATAACACAGAAGAAGAATGGTAAAACCTATGTCAAAATGATTAAGGGAATGTGTTTCAGGGCTCTGATGAAATTCCTTGAGAGCATTTTCTAAAACTATCAATATTATAGAACAAATGAAAACACATACCTGCTGACATAATTCTGTGTCATGGCAACAGATTCTTCCAGATTGATCACCAAATGCCACCATCCATTGGGCACAAAAATCACTTCCCCAGCCTTACAGACACATTCAATAGGTCGTTTCTTCCAATCTTTTGTAGCATCATAAAAGTTCATAAACCATTCAATTATAGAAACAGGACATGCGACCTCTGTGCCATCTGGGCTTGGATGTACCCCGGACGGTATCACATCAGGTGGGAACAAAATCCATTTCTTAGACCCCTTAATCACTGCATTCCAAGCTGATGTAGAATTAGGATCAATGTGGAATGATGAACCAGACCCTGCTGGTCCGACTATGATCCACCTATAATCAGGTCTCTCACTACCTAGAACACCAAACAAATCCTCTCTAAAGTACATAGGAACTTTGTAGTCTGAACCCAAACTTGGAACTTTTTCTGCGAACTTCGGGTCGAAAAGATACAATGGCCTTTCTTCCCTCACTTGGTCTGCATACCTAAAGTACTCCTTAAGCCGCATTTCCACCGGTCCAACTGCAAATTTAACATCACCACATATTCTAACTAAATAATCTCTATCCCAATTATGGAATGCAGCCCAATTATCCATACATCCTTCAAGCAACACTGGCTTATTTGGTTCCTCAAAATTCGAAACAAATTCTTCAACAGAAATACCCTTCTTTCTAACTATATTATCTCTCTCAAGCCATTCAGGTTTCATTTCAAGATTAGCACATAACCAACTTTGGAATATATAATCAGAATAAAAATCTCTAACTCTCAAATTCGATATCCGCATGCAAGAAACATCAAAAGAgggggaaaaagaagaaatgtaaGTAAGCTTCCATGAACCATTGAACAAAAACGCACCATTTAAGTTATCCAATACAAGATTTCTCCAAAGAGGCTCATGGTTagcaaaaacataaaaagatttGCTAACAGTAGCCAAAATACCCAAGTGGGTACCATCAAGAAGTCCAAGAATATCAAGAACAAGCTCATCAGTTAGGGTATGGAGATTACCTAAACCAGTGTTTCTTGAATTGATAGAACCTGGATTTAAGTAAAGATTACCTAGTGGCTGGACACCATAAAAAATGTGAGATGGAGCTGAGTTTTTTAGGCTAAAACCTTgagcatcttcttcttcttcttcttggaaaTCTTGAATTTCTTGGTCTTTCAGCTGATGTTGGTGAGCTGATtcttcatttaaagaaatggtttcttgttttctttttgaaatagttttgtttcttgctttctttttcaacttcaaattatttttctttttcatggcTCTAGAGAACAACAAGTTTCTGCAGCGTAGCATTGTAAAACAAAGAGATATTGCGATGGACTGGTGGCGCTAATTCTTCAAAGAGGTAAACCTGTGAGGGGTTTTAGCATTCTTTCAAGATTAAGGCGTTTCGAGGGAACAAGTTCACTTCTTAGGCAAAAGAAAcgttttatttcttttactaaaTTACTTGTGATTTTGGGCCTTTCAAAATAGGCTGTGCATAGTGAGCAAAAATTTCTAACTTTCACCCATTAAATCATATTTagcttaatgaaaaaaaaatgaaaatacctatatttattttaaatttacggtattaatattaataattttattatgttaaaatattaaaaatatactttttaacttttttaaaattttaattttaattattttgttgtatttaagaaataattaaaaaataatcacaccttaattttttttaaaaaagaacagtattttaaaaaaattatataattaaaatgatatttttttactaattgaagaatatttttaaaaaatttcccAATATAAACAGCATTTATTTTAGCCTCCAAAATTTTCtaactttttataatcttagccaaattttttaatttagacaattttacttttaataaaaaatgtgtTTGATAATTTTAGATGAAGTTAGAGAGATAACTcactaatttaaatattaaaataacatataatcACATATTTCTCTTTGTTTAGAAAAAAACACCTACAACCTATTTAAAATTGTAGAACGATGAAACcatatggtatatttttatacttattcAACTCTTTTTCACATCGATTATCAACTTTAATTCTTTTGCtctttatctcttttttattttgtaatttttctctgGTCACagtaaataatcaaatatttttcctACATAATTTATATGAGTTACTAAAGTTTATTGATTTGGAGAGAAGTTTTTTATATCTCtttaatattgaatttaaaaaaatacgtggcaaatttaaaatgtataaaaaaagaTCTCATaacttttaagattttaatatttagagataaataaaattcctctaacaacgaagatgaatttatttagttgaaaaatcttttaaaaatttatgttagatttatgtttttagtttttttattttattttagtgaaacattatatatcttttgtttgtcattcttaattagaattttatatatatatatatatgagttcGTGGAtcttctattaaattaaaagtagtTTGAGTTTGATAATCAAAAGAATGGACTCATTTAAAAACTTTTCAAATGATAATAAAgttgatttataatttattataatcatcaaataaaatatttttttttatcaatctaCTAAATACAGtcaaaatatcatatataattattccATCAACGCAACTAATACTTTTCAGAGGAAAAGTTCATTACTCTAGCAACatttatatgtaaatttaCTTGTATGTTACAAGTtacatttattaataattaataataataaaaagtctattttttaaaaaaatcaccaattaaataaaaatccatTTTACACTACATCaactttttcttaaataaacaTTTAGTCCGTTGGgcattatttatcaaatttttaaatagagtCGAAAAATAAATGTCATATACTACAAGATTATAATTAGATcaagaaataaatgaaaagttTAACCGACCCCATATTATAAACATGAGAGACATGtcttaagaaattatatatatat
Coding sequences within:
- the LOC107261642 gene encoding pentatricopeptide repeat-containing protein At5g06540; translation: MSSTSSLVSRTLKLKNPKLLLLESCSNLSHLKIIHAYMIRTHTIVDVFSTSRLISFSIDKNLLDYALQVFYQIQNPNLFIFNAFIRGYSGSESPGQSFHFYIQSQRLGIFPDNLTYPFLVKACTQLGSIDMGMQAHGHVVRHGFENDVYVQNSLVNMYSNLGDIRAASYIFQTMSQLDVVSWTSMIAGYNKSGDVESARKLFDKMPEKNLVTWSTMISGYAKNNCFNKAIELYNVLQSEGVQANETVMVSVMSSCAHLGALELGEKAHDYVVRNKITVNLILGTALVDMYARCGSIDKAVQVFDELGEKDALSWTALIAGFAMHGHAEKALQYFSEMIRTGLTPRDITFTAVLSACSHRGLVERGMKIFETMKRDYCVEPRLEHYGCMVDLLGRAGKLTEAEKFVLDMPVKPNAPIWGALLGACRIHKNAEIAERVGKTLIELLPEHSGYYVLLSNIYARTNKWKNVENMREMMKVRGVKKPPGYSLIEIKGKVHKFTIGDTIHPEIEKIEKMWEEILKKIKTAGYTENTTDAMFDIDEEEKENTLHRHSEKLAIAYGIMRTKAHAPIRIVKNLRVCEDCHTATKLISKIYERELIVRDRNRFHHFKGGVCSCMDYW
- the LOC8259799 gene encoding F-box protein At5g06550; translation: MLRCRNLLFSRAMKKKNNLKLKKKARNKTISKRKQETISLNEESAHQHQLKDQEIQDFQEEEEEDAQGFSLKNSAPSHIFYGVQPLGNLYLNPGSINSRNTGLGNLHTLTDELVLDILGLLDGTHLGILATVSKSFYVFANHEPLWRNLVLDNLNGAFLFNGSWKLTYISSFSPSFDVSCMRISNLRVRDFYSDYIFQSWLCANLEMKPEWLERDNIVRKKGISVEEFVSNFEEPNKPVLLEGCMDNWAAFHNWDRDYLVRICGDVKFAVGPVEMRLKEYFRYADQVREERPLYLFDPKFAEKVPSLGSDYKVPMYFREDLFGVLGSERPDYRWIIVGPAGSGSSFHIDPNSTSAWNAVIKGSKKWILFPPDVIPSGVHPSPDGTEVACPVSIIEWFMNFYDATKDWKKRPIECVCKAGEVIFVPNGWWHLVINLEESVAMTQNYVSRSNLLNVLEFLKRPNASELVSGTRDRVNLHDKFKNAIEARFPGTIDDLVQKAEEKKAQQKKLSFWDSVTDSHAGAFKFSF